ATTTCGGCGCCTGTCATGAGTTGGAACTGGAGTGGGGGGAACTTGTCCGCAAACTGGTCCCTTCTGGTGAAATGGTGCGTTTTACCAGTAGCGGAACTGAAGCCACCATGATGGCGTTACGCGTCTCGCGAATCGCTACCGGAAAAACAAAAGTCATGAAATTCGCCGGTCACTTTCACGGCTGGCACGATCTCTTAGCTCAGGCCGCCGAACCACCACACGATGACAAAACCTATAAGATGCCCGGAGTCACGCACGGCGTGTCTGATGAATTGATTATCGTGCGTCCCAATGATCTGGGGCTGGTCGAGAAAGCGATTGCCGAACATGACCCGGCCTGTATCATTGTGGAAGCTACGGGCAGCCGCTGGGGTGTAGTGCCTTTGGAGGATGGTTTTCTACAAGGACTAAGACAACTGACGGCTGACAAAGGCGTGCTGCTGATTATGGATGAAGTCATCAGTGGTTTTCGAGTCGCGCCCGGGGGAATGCAGGAAGTCTGTGGGATTGTCCCCGATTTGACCTCTTTGGCAAAAATCGTTGCCGGCGGATTACCCGGCGGTTGTTTGACCGGTCGCGCCGATCTGATGCAGGCGATTGCCTTTGATAATCCGTTCGGCAAAAAAATGAAGCACCCCGGAACTTATAATGCGAATCCACTTTCGGCGGCGGCAGGCGTCTCTGCTCTCAAGTTGATCGAAAATGGAGAGCCCTGTCGGAAAGCCAACGAGAGCGGCGCGAAACTGCGAATGGGGATGAACGAAGTCCTGACACGTAAGAATGTGAACTGGGCCGTCTATGGTCAGTTTTCGATTATCAAAGTGCTTCCCGGCTACGATGGTCCGCGGCCCGTGGATGACAAATTTGTGCCTTACGATAATGACTTTGATCGTCTGGACTGCAAACACGATGCGCAGTTAGGCCACGCGTTTCGCTGTGCCCTGCTCTTGAATGGGGTCGACTGGTTCGGCTGGGGCGCCATGACCACGGCTGCACACACGGATGAGGATATCAGCTTCACCGTGAATGCCTTCGAACGGGCCATCGATGCACTTCGCGCCGATGGTTTCATCGATTGATACAATGCGAAAACTCTCGGAGTCGATTGAACGTGGATGAAATCTGGAAACCAACTGCGAAAGAGTTGGAACAAGCAATTCATAAACAGACTCCCGATATCATTGAGAAGGGGTTGAAGGCACTGTTTGTCGGTACGAACCCCGGATTGTACTCGGCTGCAGTCGGACATCACTTTGCGCGTCCCGGCAACCGGTTCTGGCCCGCCATGTATCAAGGTCGTGTGACGGAGCGACTCTATTCACCGTTTGAAGATTACCTTCTCCCCAAACGGGGAGGTGGCCTGACGAATATTGTCAGCAGAGCATCCAAACGAGCTGACGAACTTTCCAAAACGGAACTATTCGAAGGTGCGGAAATCCTCACCGAGAAGGTCATTAAGTATCGTCCGCAAAAGGTGGTTTTCCTGGGAATCACCTCCTATCGGAAAGCCTTTCAGGAACCCAAGGCTCAACTCGGTTTACAGGAACGGACCATCGGAAACGCTTCTCTCTGGGTGCTCCCCAATCCAAGTGGCCTGAACGCGCACTACCAGCTTCCCGCACTGGGAAAGATATTTGCCGAAATGTGGCGCTAAGCACTCTTCCCATTCTCCCTATTTTACAAAATAAAGGCTCTTTTCTCAGGCTGGCTTTCATTCGGGCTGAATTGATTTAATCCCTCCCATTTCTTTCGACGATAAAAATCTATATCCGATCAGAGAAACTGCGCAATCAATGTCAGCTATTCTACTTGTACTCATTTAGGAAATACGTCATTCCCCATGCCAGCTTTTATCACGCAACGAAATTGGCGTCGATTGATATTGCTGTTGCTGTGTACTGCCATGATCAGTCTGCAAGGCTGTCTCGTCCGTCGAGAACGGTATAGCCTGGCCAGTATGTGGGCCGATTATAATACGTTGCGTGCGCCTGCCATCTTTTTGCAAAAACAAGAACATATGCCTTACAAAGCAAGGCAGGTTTCTTATTTCCACTGGCAATATGGAGTGACTCCGGGACGTGATGTGAAATATTCGCGACCCGATCTGGTTGGCGGATTACAAGGAGCTGGTGCGGCTCCTTATGAAGCTGTAGTGAATGTCGGCGCGACAGAAAATGAGCATACACCGCCGAATGAACCGACACCGAGTGTCATCCCAAACGGCGCAATGACCATCCCCTATCATGGGAAAGTAAGCCCCCCTGTGACACCGAAGAAACCGTATCCCCAATCCATTCCACCTTCACCAGAACCACCGCCTGCTGCGGGAACAACAGCGCCTCCCCCTGTGCCACCTGCTCCTTAATATCTGAACGATCCTGAAACGCAATTAAGAATCTACCATACAGGGGCGGTTGTTGTATTTTCAGAGATTATCGTTCGAAAGGATTTTGTTCATAAACAAGGGTGGGCTCGAATGAAATTCGGGCCGAGCACAGAGAGCAGGAGGTTGAGAATTCACTTTTCAACTCAGCGCATACTTGCTACCTGTGTTTTCAAGCTCAGAACGGCATGCTGTTTCTTAATAGATCATATTCACTACAACCTCCTGTTGTCTGACGACAATTCCGAATTGCATTCGGAACCACCCGATCTATGAAAGTTTTTCAAAGCGAATTACTTGCGAATCGCAGATGAAACCTTCGGTACAAAAACCGTAATCCAGATAAAGGGTTGTCCCCGTTCATCGATCACCAGCTTGCGCGTGAGTCCATCGCGGCCGATGGCGTTACGAATCAGAATGCCCCAGGTCGTTCGTTTTTTCGAAATGTTGACTTTGACCTGGTCCAGATCGACTCCTTTTTGCTGGACTGCATACTCATCGACAATCATCGGGATGCCTGAGGCTTTAGACGCCGCCAGCAAAACGTCTCTTAGTGGAACGTTCGTTAGTTCCACAGGAATCAATTGAAAGAAACGTGGTGCCGTTTTCTGACGGGACTCTTTCAATTCCCAGCCGATAGGCCACGCGCTGGATACCGATCCTATCGGAGTCACAACCAGTTCCAGGGAACCCGAGGGAGTACGTGAGGGATAAAATTCCAATCCGTACTGCTTCAATAAAATTGCGAGCACGGTTCCTTTCGCCAGCTTTCCGAGATCGGGAATGACTTTGAGATCTTGATATTTTTCTGATACCCGTTTTTCCGCATCGATGTTCATTCTCACAAGAAGTGTTTTAGGAAAATCAAGTTTGCTGATCGCTTCTTTCAGAGACATTCCCTGCACATTAACGGGAGCTGGCTCGGAGAGTTCGGCAAAGACGGTTCGAAACTGGTCAGCTGATAAACCCCAGAGGGGTTTACTGTCGGGTGAACCTTGAGCGCCATAAGTTTTGAGTTCGTTCAGCCACTCCTTGAGTTTCCCCACATCTTTGCGTGCGAACTTGTGTCCTGGAAATTGAACCTCACCCCTCCGATCTAATATGCCAATCAGGCGGACTTCACGAAACGTGCCCCGTACATTTTGTTCAATCTCGGGCTTGTCATCGCCCGAAGAACGCCGGGTCTGAATGGAAATATTCAAATCACGAAAGATCCGCCCCCACTCCTGAGCAAACAAAGCCGAACTTGTATTTTCCATGAGCAATGTGACCGAAACGGAAGTTTTGATCGGAGCTCCCTGAGGTTTCGTTGATTTCGGAATCGAGAGCTGTGCCTGCAAACAATGATTTTCCTGTAGCAGCAGTGCTAATATCAGACAAACACCGATCGTTCCGGAAAATCGTTTCATGTGAATTTCAACCTGAGTATTAAAAGACTTTAGTAAAGGCACGCTCTTTCTTTCGAACTCTATTGTAGTGGCTCAGGCAGGATCGAGTAAGAACAATTTTAGAGATGTTGGATAGGAAAGAGGCTATAACTAAGCCCCTTGTGTGTATTATTTAAGTCCCACATTCACAAAATGTGGCGTTGACCAGGCAAGATGTCCATGGGCGGCCATCAGGTTTCCGGGCAGAACGGGGGCATCTTTCGATTGCACAATTCGCCAGTAGAACCAGTGTCTGCCAGGAGGTAAATCTGTCAAACGATACTCAGTGCTGAATTCTTTTGCTCCCGTTCCTGTGAATGTTTTGATCTCCTTGCCATTGTGAATCAACATGGCTGAAACAATGGGACGTGTGCCGATTGCTTGCAGAGCTAGATTGATCGTACCATCTTGCGCTGTGATTTCCTCACCCATCAAGGCACCATTGGCGCGAGTATCGACAAAGAACTGAGCACCGTTTGTGGCAAAGCAGCAGCGTTTTTTTAAGGCGTCGAGAATCGATTCCGCCGTTAACTCTTCGGCGTAGATTCCCGTCAAGGCACCACTCAATCCGGGAGCGCGACGATGAGAATCCCCACAGGCCACAAACGCCAGGTTTCCGCCGCGATTGAGGACGCCATGAAACAGTTTCGGAACACGGGCGATGTAATTACTCCAGCCCGAGGTTAATTCCATGCCCACTTCAACGGGATGTCCCGATGGTTTGAAGGCCGGGTGTTGCGTTAAGGTAATACCACCCGTCTTTTGAACGGCTGTGTTCAATTGGCTGATGTCATTTTCCACTTCAACAAACCGCACCACGGGGCCTCCCGTGGAAGGGTAAACGACGCTGCGATGGTTGGGGTAGGAACGGTTTTTATAAGGATGCGTCCAGTTGCCAGGATCAGCGGCTTTCGCCGTTTTGACGCCGGGAATGCGGGACGTCCATTCATAGCCGGGCAGTGAAAGGAACTTCTGTTCTTGCGTAAACGCATTCGCGAAGAAGTTACCCAGTTCGTATTCGTATTGTGTTAACGGGACGATGTAGTAATCGTTATTCGTAAAAACAACCACATCCAAAGCGGCCCGGTCTCGGGCGTAAACGTTCAACTCATCGGGTTCCCCCTCGGCATCGGACGAAAGATTATTATGACAATGCATGTCTGCCCAGAACAGTTTCAAAGTTTTTCCATCGGCTTGAATCGTTCTTCGCGTGGTGACTTCCCGCTCGATGGGAAGCTCGATTGGTTGCCAGCCAGCCCATTGTTCCTGTTCAAACTTCGTTTGCTTTTTCAAATCACCGACAAGACGATGATACACACGACGTCCCCCGCCAAACACATTCGAAGCCAGCAGAGCAAATTTGTTATCGATCGCTTGTTCGGGATGTGCCAGATGATAATCAACCTTTCCCTGATACAACACAGCCGCAGGCTGTAGTATGTTCTGTTGAATGCGACGTCCCACCAGGTCTCCCCGTGGGTTGGCCGTCGATCCGCGATGGTCTGATTTTCGTTCCCATAACAGCCAGAGGTCCTCTCCGTCAGCGAGTAACATCGGAGCCGTACGTCTGCCGAGATAACCACTTGTGGCAACCGGTTTGGGTTCGATCTGCGCCATCAAGCCTTGTGTGAGTTTTGCCGCGACACGGTTCCCCTCTGCATCTTGAATCTGTTTCCACCCCTGTGGACCACGCTTCGCGACATGCAGTGTATGCCACTGACTGATCACCCCCGGGCCGCCCACGACATCCTGTTTTTGTAGCCAGGCGACAAACAGACCTTGTTTTGTGGAAAGAATCGTTGGCTGTAAACCGTGCATCTCGGCTGGGGAAATTGTTTCCATCGGACCGACTTCGGGGGCGACTTTTCGCCCAACGACATTGTACCGCTTGTGACGATACTGATCCCAGACCACCCACACATTCGCTGACTCTTCAACAGCAATCGCGGGACGGAAGGCATCCACCGTGTCAGTCGAAATCGTGAACGGTTTCTGCCACTCCTTCCCTTTAAGCACACGGCCTTGAATGCGAAAACGCCCGCCTTGCTTGCCGCTCCAAGCAACCATCAGTTGATCGTCGGCAATGCGGGTTGCCGTCGGTTGAATGGCATCGATCTCCGCATCGGAAACAGTGACTACTTTCTGCCCTCTACCCGCTCGATACTCGCGTGCCAAAATTGTCCAACCAGTGGGTTGTTTCGCAGACCAGACGACCCACAGTGAATCGCCGTGCATTGAAACCACAGTCGGATGGCCATGCACGGCTCCCTGTTTACTGACAGTTTGAATCGGTCCTAGTGTTCCGTTCGCTTCGATTTTACGCAGTAGAATTTGATCGCGGCTATTCTTGAACGCATTCCAGGCCACCCACGTGGAGCCATCGGACATCGTGACCGCAGAAGGATGAGAGTCGTAGGTTTTGCTCTCCTCGTTGATAATGACATCGTCGGCGATCTGCGAAAGGTCAACGGGAACCGACTCTGCCCCCGGCAAGCTCTGCATGTCACACAGTAAGAGACCAAACAGAATGACAAAGGGAATGAGCGAGGAGAATTTCTTGATCACGGTTGTGGTCTCTCTGTGGGAATAAGGGGAGGCTCAATGGGGCTGATTTTGACTATATTCCAGAAACGCAACGAGAATCATTGTAACATTGCAACTAGCCCTGTGTGTAGCGTGTAAATATCCTTTGAGAATCTTTTGCACTTTCCTGTTGAAGAATGTTTAACATGTTTCTCACAATACGATATGATCGGATATAAGAGATGGTTTAACGATTCACTTACCTTGAGGACACACCATGTTTCATATTCCAAAGGCACCCTGCTTTTGCTTCCTGCTCAGCTTCGCTTTGATCGCTCCTGTCGTGGGTGGAGAGACTCCTTCTGGTTTTGAAAAAATCTTCAACGGTAAAGACCTCACCAACTGGAATGGATCAGACAAATACTGGTCTGTTCAAGACGGGGCACTCACAGGCAAAGCGGATGGCAGTTTGAAGTACAATCGTTTTATCATTTATGAAGGCCAGCCTGTTCGCAATTTTGAATTACGAGTGAAGGTCAAAGTTTCTCCCGGCGGCAACAGTGGAATTCAATATCGCAGTAAAAAGTTTCACGATCTCGGCGATACCGTGCTCACCGGTTATCAATGCGATGTGGTTTCGAATCGTCCCGAATACAACGGCATGCTCTATGAAGAAAAAGAACGGCGGATTCTCGCCCGCACCGGGAAGAAGGTCATCATCGACACGGCGGGACAGCCCTGGGTGGTCGGCAAGCTGCTGGTCAAAACCTTCCCCGCGGGAGAGTGGCACGATTTTCGAGTTCTGGCCAAAGGCAACCACCTGCAACACTGGATCGACGGTCATCAAACAATCGACGTGATCGACCTCGACAAAAAAGGACGCGACCTCGCCGGTCTATTGGGAGTACAAGTCCACGTGGGCCCGCCGATGACAATTCAATACAAAGATTTTTATCTCAAACGACTACCCGATGACCTGCCCCTCATCACGGCTGAAGAAGCGCCGATTCCTAAAACCGCCGTCAAAGTCGTTCCTCAAGGGGGAGGCAGAAAAAAACGGAAACCCAAACAATCGCGTTAGCAATTTCTACAGCGTAGGTAGAAGCGATCTTGCTGGAGATCGATTGTCTTGCAGAGACGGTTGAAGATGCTTCCGGTTAATTTTACTAGAACGATTTTTTACTACCACGAAAAACACGAAAGACACGAAAACGACCTTTTCACGTTTTCGAAGTCGTTCTTAGTACAAGTGCATTCAGACAAAACCCATATTTTAGCTCAAATCTGCAAAATTCTGCTAAGAAATAGCGTCCCGTATCGAATGACCCCCGGGAAGTGAGCCTATTTCGAACAATCGTTATCGCCCGATCTTCCATAGACCATACACGATAGAAAGGGTTTGTAATGAATCGACATCGCAATCTCGCCGTTCTGGCACTCCTGGCTACACTGACGTGGAATCATTCTCAGGCTTCGGCAGAGGTTTTCGAGAAGGAGTTGGCCGTCGATGAAACGCTTATGATTTCAAATAAGGATCTACCCAAAGGTTGGGTTGTGGCTTCTGATCCGGAGCTTGTCAAATTTGGTAACCGCTGGTGGATGTTTTTTAATTCGATTCAGCTCGACTTTGAAAAGGGCCTGCCCATTCATGTATTGGCTGCCAACCTGCCCCCCGGTGAACCGCTGAGTGCCGCCCCCTCTAAATGGACTGTGCAACCACATCCGGTGATTTCACCAGGTCCCAAAGGTTCGTGGGATGATCGCACGATTGAGACCACCAAATACGTTTTTGGATATGATGCCACAGCCAAAAAGTTTGTGGGCCGGTTGTACTATGTTGGCTGGCCGACACAGAAAAATGGACAGAAACATTATCAGATCAGTTTTGCACAATGGGACGACAAACAGAAACGCTGGGTGAAACATGGTAAGCCCGTTGCCACGGGTACCGAGCCGTGGGAAAGGATGAATAATTCCAGCTTCATCGGTGATCAATCGGTTTACTACGAAGCAGGCTCAGGAAGAGGCGGAGCGGACGGCGTCTGGCATATGTGGTATCAGGCCGTCAGCAAACCAAAGGATGGTGGTGCTTCCCTTGTGCATCTTACGAGTCAGGACGGAATCACCTGGGGAAACAAAAAAAGACTGACACATAAAGTGCCGTTTACCAATCAATTTGTAAAAACGGGGCCCTTCTCGATCGATGTACTTGTCAAGAATGGACGCTACTACTTTGCCGGGTTCCTCTACAACCAGCAGGACCTTTCCAAACAAGGACTCTGGATCACGGAATCCAGCACGCCGGACGGGAGCAAAACAGGCGACTTCACAGAATGGCATCCACTCATTTTTGAGAACAACGGTGTGAAATGGCATGACTCCGGTCTGATGAGTTCGAAATGTCATGTCACAGGCTTGTTCGCTCCGACATTACGGGAAGAGAACGGCAAAGTGTGGATGTTTTATCACGGCTATTATCGCACCGGTGAGGTGAAAGATCCGTGCAAAGACAAATCGAAGAATAGCGGAGTGATTGGCCGTGCTCTGGTGAAAGATTTCTCTAAAATTGGACGATAAGCTTTGCGCAGAGAAACACTCGATTCACTGCATGAATCCAATAAATAAAATTGCCAACCGGAGCCGAACGACTATAGTACTTTAGGACACCATAATCTGTACGTTTTTTAGAGGACCTGAACGATGTTTGGCTGGTTTCGCGGCAATCCCAAAAAGAAATTAGAGGCCCAATACGCGACGAAGCTGGAGCAGGCGCGTGATGCACAGCGGAATGGGAACATTCAGGGTTACGCGTCTTTGATGGCAGAAGCCGAAACGATCTTGCAGGAAATTGATCGTCTTGCAGAAACGGTTGAAAAGAATTCTGATTAATTCGCTACCGCTTCTTTACTACCACGAAAAACACGAACGACACGAAATATTTGAGCTTTTAGTATAAGTGTTTTTTTAGGACATCGAGCGGGTAGACCGTATCGCGCCATTTGACGCCGCCGTTTTTGAGTGTGATCCAGGCTGAGCGCCAGAAAGCGAATGTGAGTGCCAGCGAGGCGTAGAGCAGGAACGGGGTGATACGAATTCCGGAACGAAACAGACTCCCCAATATGGCGTAGCTGAGATGTAAGAGGACCAGAGCTACAACAAAGCCAGCGGTCTGAGCGATCGGAAACAAGAAGGGCATGATAAAGGGGACGAAAAACAACAGGACGTAGAGCGATGTGACTACGGAGAGACGTTTCAACGAATAATTGAGAGAAGCGAACGCATTCTTTTCGACGCCGGTGATGACGCCCCAGGCCGAGGGTTGCCAGCGGACTTTGAGCTCTTTGATGCCCAGATAGAAATCCTGTTTGAACCGATGCTGTTTGACCAGCTTTCCGAGCTTGATGTCGTCGATCACATCGAGCCGAATGGTTTCAAAGCCTCCAATGCGAGTGTAAACTGAGTTGCGTATGAGATTAAACGCCCCCACGCCAATATAAACGTGCTGCCATCGTGAGGGGACCAGCCAGAGATACGTGCCTGCTGCTAACAGAAAACCAAAATACGTCACAAACGCGGATTCAATAATTCCTCCACGTGCCAGTTGGGGAATCAAACAGAGGTGATCGAGTTGCTTGTGCAGAAAGATTTGCGTGGCGTTCGTGATCGCCTGCGGATCGAAAACGATATCGCCATCGGTAAACAGCAATAAGTCCCCTTTTGCGATCTTCGCTCCCTGATGCATGGCGTGCGATTTTCCCAGCCAGTCGGACGGCAGATCTTCAATCTGGAGGACCTGCATGGAAATCTCTTCCTGCGCTGCTGCCTTCTCTGCGACACGCTCCATAATCGCGCCGGTTTCGTCTGTCGAACGATCATTGACGGCGATAATTTCGAGGCAAGGATAATTGGTGGCCAAGAGCGAGTTGAGTGTGACTTCGATGGTTTCCGCTTCGTCTTTGGCGGGTACGATCACGGAAATCAGCGGCCAGGTTTCGGGAGCTTCGGTCTGAGCGACGCAGCGGGACAAACGCTTGCGCACCATCATCACAATCGACGGCACAAGTAACACGGACCAGAATACGACGGTAGCCCAGCCCCAGAATGTGATGAACGATGCTTGCATCAGGCGTTGCCTTGTTCTTTGTGCTAAAAATGAGCTGCGAGCCGATCAGTGACCATCGAACCGATTCTTAATGAAGACGTAGCGGCTGGCGAAGGAGCGTTCAACACGTTAATCATGCGGTCGGATTCATCGATGAGAAAATCATCAATGATATTCCCATCCGGACCCAAAGCTTGTGCGCGAACACCGGCGGGGGCGGTTTCCAGATCTTCGGCTTTGATTTCGGGGAGCAGATGCTGTAGTTCTTTGACGAACGCGGATTTGCTCAGCGAACGCCACATTTCTTTGACGCCCGTCCTCCAGTATTTGAACGCCATCTTCAGGAAACCCGGATAGGTGGCTGATTCAAACATGTCACGGAAATTGATATGCCGATTTGAATAACCT
The Gimesia aquarii DNA segment above includes these coding regions:
- a CDS encoding mismatch-specific DNA-glycosylase, yielding MDEIWKPTAKELEQAIHKQTPDIIEKGLKALFVGTNPGLYSAAVGHHFARPGNRFWPAMYQGRVTERLYSPFEDYLLPKRGGGLTNIVSRASKRADELSKTELFEGAEILTEKVIKYRPQKVVFLGITSYRKAFQEPKAQLGLQERTIGNASLWVLPNPSGLNAHYQLPALGKIFAEMWR
- a CDS encoding glycosyltransferase → MQASFITFWGWATVVFWSVLLVPSIVMMVRKRLSRCVAQTEAPETWPLISVIVPAKDEAETIEVTLNSLLATNYPCLEIIAVNDRSTDETGAIMERVAEKAAAQEEISMQVLQIEDLPSDWLGKSHAMHQGAKIAKGDLLLFTDGDIVFDPQAITNATQIFLHKQLDHLCLIPQLARGGIIESAFVTYFGFLLAAGTYLWLVPSRWQHVYIGVGAFNLIRNSVYTRIGGFETIRLDVIDDIKLGKLVKQHRFKQDFYLGIKELKVRWQPSAWGVITGVEKNAFASLNYSLKRLSVVTSLYVLLFFVPFIMPFLFPIAQTAGFVVALVLLHLSYAILGSLFRSGIRITPFLLYASLALTFAFWRSAWITLKNGGVKWRDTVYPLDVLKKHLY
- a CDS encoding DUF1080 domain-containing protein codes for the protein MFHIPKAPCFCFLLSFALIAPVVGGETPSGFEKIFNGKDLTNWNGSDKYWSVQDGALTGKADGSLKYNRFIIYEGQPVRNFELRVKVKVSPGGNSGIQYRSKKFHDLGDTVLTGYQCDVVSNRPEYNGMLYEEKERRILARTGKKVIIDTAGQPWVVGKLLVKTFPAGEWHDFRVLAKGNHLQHWIDGHQTIDVIDLDKKGRDLAGLLGVQVHVGPPMTIQYKDFYLKRLPDDLPLITAEEAPIPKTAVKVVPQGGGRKKRKPKQSR
- a CDS encoding DUF6435 family protein — translated: MFGWFRGNPKKKLEAQYATKLEQARDAQRNGNIQGYASLMAEAETILQEIDRLAETVEKNSD
- a CDS encoding aspartate aminotransferase family protein, with the translated sequence MSQAVGQQIETEFFAKFPTSSQMYQRACTLFPSGVTHDGRYMQPFPIYVDHATGSHKYDVDGNDIIDYWSGHGALIMGHSHPQMVKAVQDQVAKGTHFGACHELELEWGELVRKLVPSGEMVRFTSSGTEATMMALRVSRIATGKTKVMKFAGHFHGWHDLLAQAAEPPHDDKTYKMPGVTHGVSDELIIVRPNDLGLVEKAIAEHDPACIIVEATGSRWGVVPLEDGFLQGLRQLTADKGVLLIMDEVISGFRVAPGGMQEVCGIVPDLTSLAKIVAGGLPGGCLTGRADLMQAIAFDNPFGKKMKHPGTYNANPLSAAAGVSALKLIENGEPCRKANESGAKLRMGMNEVLTRKNVNWAVYGQFSIIKVLPGYDGPRPVDDKFVPYDNDFDRLDCKHDAQLGHAFRCALLLNGVDWFGWGAMTTAAHTDEDISFTVNAFERAIDALRADGFID